One genomic window of Erinaceus europaeus chromosome 19, mEriEur2.1, whole genome shotgun sequence includes the following:
- the LOC132534675 gene encoding tripartite motif-containing protein 75-like, giving the protein MEASGVLSAMQAEFNCPICLTCMREPATIECGHNFCYSCIQQCWEGPQDNFSCPVCRHLCQKRHWTANRKLAKIVDFIQLMDIGSKEVSPQEENLCERHSQVLSLFCEEDLEVLCPDCVEPHDQQGHHVRSLEEAASYYRHKTNDSITLLREDFRKLQKVEEREDRKFQELRDQILKHKSKLDSGIENLKEFVDRQQEAALSRLAQEEKDLLQRIKINITDFKDHICTTKTQLQEVSERCVMPDMKLLSEVKRIHHIYESREVPAVCFSQLQRELYHLPPLESALEKIQQKFRAEVTLDPHTADPHLCVSKDKRSVTLRKRRSKVLQREQRIPFDLEVLGSQEFHAGRHYWEVQVNDKPSWAIGLCSHSPSSRGQQQPRSGQNRRWTIHLQDGDYVAGGARPVLLTLKRKPRGIGVYLDYEVGQLSFYNLSDNSHLHSFQETFSHSLKPYFCVGPDSIPLSL; this is encoded by the coding sequence ATGGAGGCATCTGGAGTCCTGTCAGCCATGCAAGCAGAGTTCAACTGCCCCATCTGCTTGACCTGCATGAGAGAACCTGCCACCATTGAGTGTGGGCACAACTTCTGTTATTCCTGCATCCAACAGTGCTGGGAGGGTCCTCAGGATAATTTCTCTTGCCCTGTGTGCCGGCACCTATGTCAGAAGAGGCACTGGACTGCCAACAGGAAGCTGGCAAAAATAGTGGATTTCATTCAGCTTATGGACATCGGAAGCAAGGAGGTGAGTCCACAAGAGGAGAACCTGTGTGAGAGGCACAGCCAGGTGCTGAGTCTCTTCTGTGAGGAGGACCTGGAGGTGCTCTGTCCTGACTGTGTTGAGCCCCATGACCAACAGGGACACCATGTAAGGTCTCTGGAGGAGGCTGCTTCTTATTACAGACACAAGACAAATGATTCCATCACACTCTTGAGAGAGGACTTTCGGAAAttacagaaagtggaagagagggaagacagaaagttccAGGAGTTGAGAGACCaaatacttaaacacaagtcCAAGTTAGACTCTGGTATAGAGAACTTGAAAGAATTTGTGGACAGACAGCAAGAGGCAGCTCTATCCAGACTAGCTCAAGAAGAGAAAGACCTTCTGCAGAGAATCAAGATAAATATCACCGACTTTAAAGACCACATCTGCACCACCAAGACTCAGCTCCAGGAAGTTTCTGAGAGATGTGTGATGCCAGACATGAAGCTTCTGAGTGAGGTCAAGAGGATTCATCATATCTATGAGAGTCGAGAGGTCCCAGCTGTGTGCTTCTCCCAGCTACAGAGGGAGTTATATCATCTGCCTCCACTGGAATCAGCCCTGGAGAAGATTCAACAGAAATTCCGAGCAGAGGTGACCCTGGATCCACATACCGCAGATCCTCATCTGTGTGTGTCCAAGGACAAGCGATCTGTGAcactgaggaagagaaggagtaaAGTTCTCCAGAGAGAGCAGAGGATTCCCTTTGATCTGGAAGTCCTGGGATCTCAAGAATTCCATGCTGGCCGCCATTACTGGGAGGTGCAGGTGAATGACAAGCCCAGCTGGGCCATAGGGCTGTGTAGCCACTCCCCCTCCAGCAGGGGGCAGCAGCAGCCAAGGTCTGGTCAGAACAGGCGCTGGACCATTCACCTGCAAGATGGAGACTATGTGGCAGGAGGTGCCCGTCCTGTTCTTCTGACTTTGAAGAGGAAGCCCAGAGGCATTGGAGTTTACCTGGACTATGAAGTGGGTCAGCTTTCCTTCTACAACTTGAGTGACAACTCccacctccattctttccaggagACATTTTCCCACTCACTGAAGCCTTATTTCTGTGTGGGACCTGATTcaattcctctctccctctag